A genomic stretch from Festucalex cinctus isolate MCC-2025b chromosome 13, RoL_Fcin_1.0, whole genome shotgun sequence includes:
- the LOC144033800 gene encoding uncharacterized protein LOC144033800, which produces MVFIQKKRQSCSWQKLDILAMERRFAVVRWNEGEDAGKLSEIKTETIRGYDDSKMDDHGNPIATYSAFIEWRHGKKQRGGWPHYRGTVIFVCVNRFEATRKLNSLLKEDEPAPLTKRVSVPPKKYQDDSDGSTDTEMQSQAQPMQVKKSMALTSKDPAEDFLKMYECSQPSPTKSPTNVGGFKKRIRDLEEENAKLKDLVVQDVPELLRTMKELIDVAVPKRSRVEVITPSQPKQSYLQSKASSSYDSSLQSTSAMSSVKPKPTSDIPPRVDSKSSKVEIYPGTGVMIEKLSWAYALNANSATIFVRHLLTAVFPIETLLVSNLRGGKRGGDAREPLDKIKLDAIYSATLEKWPGTQVSSIGSTINAKITELCGKSKLSLASS; this is translated from the exons ATGGTTTTCATTCAAAAGAAGCGGCAATCTTGCAGCTGGCAGAAACTCGACATATTAGCG ATGGAGAGGAGGTTTGCTGTGGTGCGGTGGAATGAAGGGGAGGATGCTGGTAAACTcagtgaaataaaaacagagaCCATAAGGGGATATGATGACTCAAAAATGGACGATCATGGGAATCCCATTGCCACCTACTCGGCTTTCATCGAATGGCGCCATGGGAAGAAACAACGAGGAGGGTGGCCTCACTACAGAGGCactgtcatttttgtttgtg TTAATCGTTTTGAGGCAACCCGTAAACTCAACTCACTACTTAAGGAAGATGAACCTGCACCGCTGACCAAGAGGGTATcagtcccccccaaaaaataccaGGATGATTCAGATGGCTCGACGGACACTGAGATGCAGAGTCAGGCTCAGCCAATGCAAGTCAAG AAGTCAATGGCTCTCACAAGTAAAGACCCTGCAGAAGACTTTCTGAAGATGTACGAATGTTCACAGCCTTCTCCTACTAAAAGTCCAACAAATGTGGGCGGATTCAAAAAAAGGATCAGAGACTTGGAAGAAGAAAATGCTAAATTGAAGGATTTGGTTGTTCAAG ATGTGCCAGAACTTCTGCGCACCATGAAAGAGCTAATTGATGTGGCTGTACCTAAGAGATCCAGGGTGGAGGTTATCACACCTTCACAGCCCAAACAAAGTTATCTACAGTCCAAGGCCAGTTCTTCATATGACAGTTCACTGCAATCCACATCTGCCATGTCCAGTGTCAAACCCAAACCCACGTCTGACATTCCGCCACGGGTTGACTCTAAGTCTTCTAAG GTGGAGATCTATCCTGGGACTGGAGTAATGATCGAGAAACTGTCATGGGCCTATGCTCTCAATGCAAATTCAGCCACAATCTTTGTGAGGCATCTGCTCACTGCAGTCTTCCCTATTGAGACACTGTTGGTGAGCAATCTCCGAGGAGGCAAACGAGGTGGAGATGCTCGTGAACCCCTTGACAAGATAAAATTGGATGCCATTTACA GTGCAACGCTTGAGAAGTGGCCTGGGACCCAGGTCTCCAGCATTGGTAGCACGATCAATGCGAAGATTACCGAACTCTGTGGCAAAAGTAAACTTAGTCTTGCATCTTcttaa